In Setaria italica strain Yugu1 chromosome IX, Setaria_italica_v2.0, whole genome shotgun sequence, the genomic stretch AGAAACCTGAACTAGACCACAGATAGACAGGGGACGCCAGTACCTGGAGTGCAGAAGCTGATGTAAGGGAAAATGCCGTTGACATTAACGCCCCTGAATAGCTTTGTGACCCGATTGGAATTCAGATTAATCATGAAACATACACCATGGGTATGCACAAAAATGACACCAACACTGCCTGCAAAGCCAGACACAACCATCGAAGTTGGATGAGCATTAACGTGGAGGAGTGTATCTAGCTCAATTACTCTCCTTTGTGCCCATCCTTCAGGAGCAACCACCCTCGACCAAATGTAGAGGATTACATTTCACACAAGCGAATCCCAGGCCGCCGTCCTCCATAGCAGTGGGGACTTTGCGACTATGCCAGCATTCCGATGGTACCCCAATCAGGGACATTTTGTTCGTTCCCAGATCATACTTGAGGATACTTTTATCTGGCGTGTCGAAGTAGAGGGCACTTCCCACAAGAGCACACGGCCCCAAAGTGACACCACGACATCCGCCGAGTAGAGCAGAGCTGTGATTGCTCCAAGCACCGGACTTCGATGAGTACACGCAGGTCTGTACCAGCTCGAAGGTGCTGGCCACAAAGACGACGAGGAAGTGTCCGTGGTGGCATTCCAGATGGTCGCAGGTGCGGTCCGCAGTGGCGGCGCAGAGCACCGCGGTGTTCCAGTTCAACGTGTCATGTTGAAGCCACTGGCGAGGCAGATCGGGCAGTTGCCGCTGCTTGTTTGTGATGGGATCCCACACGACGAGGCCGACGAAGCCAGTGCGACGAGGCCACGACTcttggaggaggacgcggccgtggcgagCGTCCCGAACGAAGTCTCTACGGCTGGGCGGGcggaaggaggtggtggagacGAAGAAGCGGCCATTGATAATGGCGCCGTCAGAGAAGACGCCGAGCATGGGGGCAGATCGGTGGAACCTGCGGAATCTGCGGCGGCAGTGGGGATCGGTGACGAGGCGGTACCAGCGCTTGCAGacgagcgcggcgcgggcgaggctcGCGGGGTCGTCCGGCGGCAAGCGGCAGAGGATCTCTTCGACGATGTCGTCCACGTCCatcagcggtggcggcggagaacTCGAGATCGCGCAACGCAAGCGAAGTGCGAGATCGAGAGAAACTGGGCAGATGGGCCCGGTTCAATCAGCCTGGGCCTTTGAGGGGTGGCTCCGCTGGTGGGGCCAACAGAGCTTTTCTTTCCTCGGTAACAAACAGCAGAACTGGAACGGATAGATATGACAGGTGATgtggccaggagcccaggactgCTAAAATCGTCTCTGAACTTCATTCTCGTACACAAATTCGTGGAAGCGCCCCAGAAGGCAAGAACAAAGCAAAACGTTAGGCACCAGTCCAAGTTAACTAAGACAGGGATTAACATTTTGCAACTCATTTTCATCTCCATTACCAGCACACATGAGCATACATACAGTTACTCTAGTCTCGCCATTGTGCATTCCACCAACACCATCTCAACACCACACTATTTACTCACAACACTCTAGTTACTACACACCAAAATGAGGGCAAGAACTGTAAATAACCTACATACCACAGTCCCGCTCCACAGAAACCTCGTGCTACAAGGCATAAATAAAAGCTTCATTGCAACTAGCAGCACATGATTATGCACAATACTTCTGAGATCTGGCCCCAGCTTAGTGTTGTTGAGACTGAGCAGGTGCCAGAAGTCAGAAGCACCTATCATAAAGATGAGCTGTCGAGCTGCATATAAACACATTAGACAGCACAAACATGACGT encodes the following:
- the LOC101754341 gene encoding uncharacterized protein LOC101754341, with translation MDVDDIVEEILCRLPPDDPASLARAALVCKRWYRLVTDPHCRRRFRRFHRSAPMLGVFSDGAIINGRFFVSTTSFRPPSRRDFVRDARHGRVLLQESWPRRTGFVGLVVWDPITNKQRQLPDLPRQWLQHDTLNWNTAVLCAATADRTCDHLECHHGHFLVVFVASTFELVQTCVYSSKSGAWSNHSSALLGGCRGVTLGPCALVGSALYFDTPDKSILKYDLGTNKMSLIGVPSECWHSRKVPTAMEDGGLGFACVKCNPLHLVEGGCS